A single genomic interval of Anser cygnoides isolate HZ-2024a breed goose chromosome 7, Taihu_goose_T2T_genome, whole genome shotgun sequence harbors:
- the LOC106032013 gene encoding nucleolar RNA helicase 2-like isoform X2 produces the protein MPEATRLCAGSGAEAGSESPMESEAATGNGRRRRKEKKEKKAKRRDKARKRKSQTDESEQSEDELDSPKVKKAKSREKQNGDAGGDSPENARLSSLTLKSAHKKRPRNSSETSSGDCDSDQEQEMTEEQKEGAFSNFPISKVTVELLQARGVTYLFPVQVKTFHPVFSGKDVIAQARTGTGKTFSFAIPLIEKLQADSQERKRGRSPKVLVLAPTRELANQVAKDFKDITRKLTVACFYGGTPYNGQIDLIRSGIDILVGTPGRIKDHLQNGKLDLSKVKHVVLDEVDQMLDMGFAEQVEDILRVAYKKDSEDNPQTLLFSATCPHWVYDVAKKYMKSKYEQIDLIGKRTQKAATTVEHLAIACHWSQRAAVIGDVIQVYSGSLGRTIVFCETKKDANELALNASIKQDCQSLHGDIPQKQREITLKGFRNGAFKVLVATNVAARGLDIPEVDLVVQSSPPKDVESYIHRSGRTGRAGRTGICICFYQRKEENQLRYVEQKAGIAFKRVGVPTATDIIKASSKDAIRCLDSVPQSAIDYFKESAQLLIQEKGPVNALAAALAHISGATSIEQRSLLNSDAGFVTMILRCSEEINNMSYAWRRLREQLGDDVDRKVNRMCFIKGRMGVCFDIPVADQKEIEGKWEDSKQCRLCVANELPELEETQRGGGNGRSFSSSRSGRRGGSGRNRFRSRGQKRSYDRAFDR, from the exons gagaagaaagaaaagaaagccaagCGGCGCGACAAGGCTCGGAAGAGGAAATCGCAGACAGATGAGAGCGAGCAGTCGGAGGATGAGCTCGATTCGCCGAAAGTcaagaaagcaaagagcagagagaagcaAAACGGTGATGCCGGAGGAGATAGCCCGGAGAACGCCAGGTTATCTTCCCTCACCCTTAAATCTGCCCACAAAAAGCGGCCCCGTAATTCCAGCGAAACATCAAGTGGGGACTGTGACAGCGACCAAGAGCAG GAGATGACTGAAGAGCAGAAGGAGGGTGCTTTCTCTAATTTCCCTATTTCCAAAGTGACTGTTGAGCTTCTTCAAG CTCGAGGAGTGACGTACCTGTTCCCCGTTCAAGTGAAGACCTTCCACCCAGTGTTTTCTGGGAAAGATGTAATTGCTCAAGCACGAACTGGAACAGGGAAAACATTCTCTTTTGCTATTCCCTTAATTGAAAAGCTTCAGGCAGactcacaggaaagaaaaagaggccGTTCACCAAAG GTACTGGTTCTTGCTCCAACAAGAGAGCTGGCAAACCAGGTTGCCAAAGATTTCAAGGACATAACGAGAAAGCTCACAGTAGCTTGTTTTTATGGAGGAACTCCATATAATGGACAGA TTGATCTCATTAGAAGTGGAATCGACATTTTGGTTGGGACACCTGGTCGAATCAAAGACCATCTTCAGAATGGCAAGCTAGACCTTAGCAAGGTGAAACACGTTGTCCTTGATGAAGTTGACCAGATGCTGGACATGGGATTTGCTGAGCAAGTGGAAGACATTTTACGAGTTGCGTACAAGAAAG atTCTGAAGACAATCCCCAGACGCTACTGTTTTCTGCAACTTGCCCACATTGGGTGTATGATGTGGCTAAGAAATACATGAAGTCTAAATATGAGCAGATTGACCTAATTGGGAAAAGAACTCAGAAGGCTGCTACAACAGTAGAA CACTTGGCTATAGCGTGCCACTGGTCTCAGAGAGCTGCAGTTATTGGAGATGTCATTCAGGTCTACAGTGGCAGCCTTGGGAGGACCATTGTATTTTGTGAGACCAAAAAGGATGCAAACGAACTGGCTCTGAATGCTTCAATCAAACAG gattgcCAGTCATTGCATGGTGACATTCCTCAGAAGCAAAGGGAGATCACGCTGAAAGGGTTTAGAAACGGTGCCTTTAAAGTTCTGGTTGCAACCAATGTAGCTGCCCGTGGTTTAGATATCCCTGAAGTTGACCTGGTTGTACAAAGTTCACCACCAAAG gatGTGGAGTCCTATATCCATCGTTCTGGACGCACAGGTCGAGCTGGCCGGACTGGGATATGTATCTGTTTTTATCAacgaaaagaagaaaatcagttaAGATATGTGGAACAAAAAGCG GGCATTGCATTCAAGCGTGTTGGTGTTCCTACTGCAACAGATATAATAAAGGCTTCCAGCAAAGATGCTATCAG atGTCTGGATTCTGTTCCTCAAAGCGCTATTGATTATTTCAAAGAATCTGCTCAGTTGCTAATACAAGAAAAGGGACCAGTTAATGCTCTAGCTGCAGCTCTAGCACATATTTCAGGTGCTACTTCCATTGAACAGCGCTCCCTGCTGAACTCTGATGCT GGATTTGTTACAATGATACTGCGCTGctctgaagaaataaacaatatGAGCTATGCTTGGCGGAGACTACGAGAACAGCTTGGTGATGACGTTGATAGAAAGGTGAACAGAATGTGTTTCATCAAGGGAAGAAtg GGTGTTTGCTTTGATATTCCTGTGGCAGACCAAAAGGAAATAGAG GGAAAATGGGAAGACTCAAAACAGTGCCGTTTGTGTGTGGCGAATGAATTACCTGAGTTAGAAGAAACgcagcgaggaggaggaaatggCAGAAGCTTCTCTAGCTCCAGGAGTGGGCGGCGGGGCGGCTCTGGAAGAAACAGATTCAGAAGCAGAGGCCAGAAGCGGAGTTACGATAGAGCCTTTGATCGTTAA
- the LOC106032013 gene encoding nucleolar RNA helicase 2-like isoform X1 produces the protein MPEATRLCAGSGAEAGSESPMESEAATGNGRRRRKKEKKEKKAKRRDKARKRKSQTDESEQSEDELDSPKVKKAKSREKQNGDAGGDSPENARLSSLTLKSAHKKRPRNSSETSSGDCDSDQEQEMTEEQKEGAFSNFPISKVTVELLQARGVTYLFPVQVKTFHPVFSGKDVIAQARTGTGKTFSFAIPLIEKLQADSQERKRGRSPKVLVLAPTRELANQVAKDFKDITRKLTVACFYGGTPYNGQIDLIRSGIDILVGTPGRIKDHLQNGKLDLSKVKHVVLDEVDQMLDMGFAEQVEDILRVAYKKDSEDNPQTLLFSATCPHWVYDVAKKYMKSKYEQIDLIGKRTQKAATTVEHLAIACHWSQRAAVIGDVIQVYSGSLGRTIVFCETKKDANELALNASIKQDCQSLHGDIPQKQREITLKGFRNGAFKVLVATNVAARGLDIPEVDLVVQSSPPKDVESYIHRSGRTGRAGRTGICICFYQRKEENQLRYVEQKAGIAFKRVGVPTATDIIKASSKDAIRCLDSVPQSAIDYFKESAQLLIQEKGPVNALAAALAHISGATSIEQRSLLNSDAGFVTMILRCSEEINNMSYAWRRLREQLGDDVDRKVNRMCFIKGRMGVCFDIPVADQKEIEGKWEDSKQCRLCVANELPELEETQRGGGNGRSFSSSRSGRRGGSGRNRFRSRGQKRSYDRAFDR, from the exons aaggagaagaaagaaaagaaagccaagCGGCGCGACAAGGCTCGGAAGAGGAAATCGCAGACAGATGAGAGCGAGCAGTCGGAGGATGAGCTCGATTCGCCGAAAGTcaagaaagcaaagagcagagagaagcaAAACGGTGATGCCGGAGGAGATAGCCCGGAGAACGCCAGGTTATCTTCCCTCACCCTTAAATCTGCCCACAAAAAGCGGCCCCGTAATTCCAGCGAAACATCAAGTGGGGACTGTGACAGCGACCAAGAGCAG GAGATGACTGAAGAGCAGAAGGAGGGTGCTTTCTCTAATTTCCCTATTTCCAAAGTGACTGTTGAGCTTCTTCAAG CTCGAGGAGTGACGTACCTGTTCCCCGTTCAAGTGAAGACCTTCCACCCAGTGTTTTCTGGGAAAGATGTAATTGCTCAAGCACGAACTGGAACAGGGAAAACATTCTCTTTTGCTATTCCCTTAATTGAAAAGCTTCAGGCAGactcacaggaaagaaaaagaggccGTTCACCAAAG GTACTGGTTCTTGCTCCAACAAGAGAGCTGGCAAACCAGGTTGCCAAAGATTTCAAGGACATAACGAGAAAGCTCACAGTAGCTTGTTTTTATGGAGGAACTCCATATAATGGACAGA TTGATCTCATTAGAAGTGGAATCGACATTTTGGTTGGGACACCTGGTCGAATCAAAGACCATCTTCAGAATGGCAAGCTAGACCTTAGCAAGGTGAAACACGTTGTCCTTGATGAAGTTGACCAGATGCTGGACATGGGATTTGCTGAGCAAGTGGAAGACATTTTACGAGTTGCGTACAAGAAAG atTCTGAAGACAATCCCCAGACGCTACTGTTTTCTGCAACTTGCCCACATTGGGTGTATGATGTGGCTAAGAAATACATGAAGTCTAAATATGAGCAGATTGACCTAATTGGGAAAAGAACTCAGAAGGCTGCTACAACAGTAGAA CACTTGGCTATAGCGTGCCACTGGTCTCAGAGAGCTGCAGTTATTGGAGATGTCATTCAGGTCTACAGTGGCAGCCTTGGGAGGACCATTGTATTTTGTGAGACCAAAAAGGATGCAAACGAACTGGCTCTGAATGCTTCAATCAAACAG gattgcCAGTCATTGCATGGTGACATTCCTCAGAAGCAAAGGGAGATCACGCTGAAAGGGTTTAGAAACGGTGCCTTTAAAGTTCTGGTTGCAACCAATGTAGCTGCCCGTGGTTTAGATATCCCTGAAGTTGACCTGGTTGTACAAAGTTCACCACCAAAG gatGTGGAGTCCTATATCCATCGTTCTGGACGCACAGGTCGAGCTGGCCGGACTGGGATATGTATCTGTTTTTATCAacgaaaagaagaaaatcagttaAGATATGTGGAACAAAAAGCG GGCATTGCATTCAAGCGTGTTGGTGTTCCTACTGCAACAGATATAATAAAGGCTTCCAGCAAAGATGCTATCAG atGTCTGGATTCTGTTCCTCAAAGCGCTATTGATTATTTCAAAGAATCTGCTCAGTTGCTAATACAAGAAAAGGGACCAGTTAATGCTCTAGCTGCAGCTCTAGCACATATTTCAGGTGCTACTTCCATTGAACAGCGCTCCCTGCTGAACTCTGATGCT GGATTTGTTACAATGATACTGCGCTGctctgaagaaataaacaatatGAGCTATGCTTGGCGGAGACTACGAGAACAGCTTGGTGATGACGTTGATAGAAAGGTGAACAGAATGTGTTTCATCAAGGGAAGAAtg GGTGTTTGCTTTGATATTCCTGTGGCAGACCAAAAGGAAATAGAG GGAAAATGGGAAGACTCAAAACAGTGCCGTTTGTGTGTGGCGAATGAATTACCTGAGTTAGAAGAAACgcagcgaggaggaggaaatggCAGAAGCTTCTCTAGCTCCAGGAGTGGGCGGCGGGGCGGCTCTGGAAGAAACAGATTCAGAAGCAGAGGCCAGAAGCGGAGTTACGATAGAGCCTTTGATCGTTAA